In a genomic window of Flavobacteriales bacterium:
- a CDS encoding ribose-phosphate pyrophosphokinase, whose protein sequence is MLESAKIFSGTATKYLSEQIAAASGERLGEVSVARFSDGEFQPSFEETVRGELVFIVQSTFPPSDNLFELLLMVDAAKRASAKRIVAVMPYFGFARQDRKDKPRVSVGAKLVANMLTAAGVDRIMTMDLHADQIQGFFEVPVDHLFASTIFLPHIKEMKLPDLVMAAPDTGGTKRANAYSKHLGCDMAICYKQRKVANQIERMTVIGDVKDKNVVLVDDMIDTAGTLTKAADMMMDLGATSVRAVCTHAVLSGEACERIEKSALTELFVTDTIPMSPEKRAITSKIQVLSVAQLFADVIRRVRSHESISSHFIIA, encoded by the coding sequence ATGCTCGAGAGCGCCAAGATCTTCAGCGGCACCGCCACCAAGTACCTGAGCGAGCAGATTGCTGCGGCCAGCGGCGAGCGCTTGGGCGAGGTGAGCGTGGCCCGCTTCAGCGATGGCGAGTTCCAGCCCAGCTTCGAGGAGACCGTGCGCGGCGAACTGGTCTTCATCGTGCAGAGCACCTTCCCGCCCAGCGACAACCTCTTCGAGCTGCTGCTCATGGTCGATGCCGCCAAGCGGGCCAGCGCCAAGCGCATCGTGGCCGTGATGCCCTACTTCGGATTCGCCCGGCAGGACCGCAAGGACAAGCCCCGCGTCTCGGTGGGCGCCAAGCTGGTGGCCAACATGCTCACCGCCGCCGGAGTGGACCGCATCATGACCATGGACCTGCACGCCGACCAGATCCAGGGCTTCTTCGAGGTACCGGTCGATCACCTCTTCGCCAGCACCATCTTCCTGCCGCACATCAAGGAGATGAAGCTCCCCGACCTGGTGATGGCGGCTCCCGACACCGGCGGCACCAAGCGCGCTAACGCCTACAGCAAGCACTTGGGCTGCGACATGGCCATCTGCTACAAGCAGCGCAAGGTGGCCAACCAGATCGAGCGCATGACCGTGATCGGCGACGTGAAGGACAAGAACGTGGTGCTCGTGGACGATATGATCGACACCGCAGGCACGCTCACCAAGGCCGCCGACATGATGATGGACCTAGGCGCTACCAGCGTCCGTGCGGTGTGCACCCACGCCGTGCTCAGTGGTGAGGCCTGCGAGCGCATCGAGAAGAGCGCGCTCACGGAGCTCTTCGTCACCGACACCATCCCCATGAGCCCGGAGAAGCGGGCCATCACCAGCAAGATCCAAGTGCTCAGCGTCGCGCAGCTCTTCGCCGACGTTATCCGCCGCGTGCGGAGCCACGAGAGCATCAGCAGCCACTTCATCATCGCGTAA